Proteins from one Mucilaginibacter jinjuensis genomic window:
- a CDS encoding phosphatidate cytidylyltransferase: MKTRAITGFFFIIVMLASVLLGPYVFTGFYLLLTVLCLQEFYKVLKQSSINPNLSVGLLNGAYIFAAVASVYYLQPTQSHKLLLLIAITSCLILVNELFKESPTPFTNIGFTYLGLVFAVVPFCFFHALGFVHGYFNGHLPMAFLLMLWANDTGAYLTGRWLGRTKLFERHSPKKTWEGFFGGVAIAAAVGFIISIYFKELQWRQWVSVAIIIGCVGTLGDLVESMFKRSLNIKDSGGILPGHGGLLDRFDGLLLAAPVVYTYLYFITN; encoded by the coding sequence ATGAAAACACGCGCCATTACCGGCTTTTTCTTCATCATTGTTATGCTGGCCTCCGTTTTATTGGGGCCTTATGTATTTACCGGCTTTTACTTGCTGCTTACTGTTTTATGCCTGCAAGAGTTTTATAAAGTGCTTAAGCAAAGCAGTATTAACCCCAACTTATCTGTCGGCCTATTAAATGGCGCTTATATTTTCGCAGCAGTAGCTTCGGTTTATTACCTACAGCCAACACAAAGCCATAAATTATTATTACTGATCGCGATTACTTCGTGCCTGATTTTAGTGAACGAGCTTTTCAAAGAATCGCCAACACCATTTACCAATATCGGCTTTACCTACCTTGGTTTAGTATTTGCCGTAGTACCATTTTGCTTTTTCCATGCTTTAGGATTTGTTCACGGTTATTTCAATGGCCATTTACCGATGGCGTTTTTGCTGATGCTTTGGGCTAATGATACCGGCGCTTATTTAACCGGCCGCTGGCTGGGCCGCACCAAACTGTTCGAACGCCATTCGCCAAAGAAAACCTGGGAAGGATTTTTTGGAGGCGTTGCTATTGCGGCCGCAGTAGGCTTTATCATCAGCATTTATTTTAAAGAACTACAATGGCGCCAATGGGTATCTGTAGCCATTATTATTGGCTGTGTAGGCACACTGGGTGACTTAGTTGAATCGATGTTTAAACGCAGCCTTAATATTAAAGATAGCGGCGGCATACTACCAGGCCACGGCGGGCTGCTCGATCGCTTCGACGGTTTGTTGCTTGCAGCACCAGTTGTTTATACTTACCTATACTTCATAACAAATTAG
- a CDS encoding CPBP family intramembrane glutamic endopeptidase, whose protein sequence is MTDTGYSQMRPGFQFLVFIAIMVVMLVIGVLIAIGVITLMYNFDTFMKVSQLQIDGPQDVRALWIIQFITTTMPILAVPVFFAYVVVKEPESYLKVKTGFPLQLLILVFFIMFMSLPIMEQLSNINERLILPPFLKNIEDWMREHEKAAEKATNILLKMDTVWDMIKAVLFVGGLTAVVEELMFRGALQTIFIRWTKNHHAAIWITAALFSAFHMEFFGFLPRLMLGVFFGYFVYWSGSIWTSIWAHFINNGTAVVLTYLYQHKTIKTNPDDTHVFSLLGYVFSIIITVLLLINYRNIAIAGNGNLTADGTELD, encoded by the coding sequence ATGACAGATACGGGCTACAGCCAGATGCGACCGGGGTTTCAATTTCTTGTTTTTATTGCCATTATGGTGGTTATGCTTGTTATAGGCGTTCTTATTGCGATTGGCGTAATTACGCTGATGTACAATTTTGACACATTTATGAAGGTTTCGCAGCTGCAAATAGATGGCCCACAGGATGTTCGCGCTTTGTGGATCATACAATTTATAACCACTACCATGCCGATATTAGCCGTACCTGTATTTTTTGCTTACGTGGTTGTTAAAGAACCTGAAAGCTATTTAAAGGTAAAAACCGGGTTTCCGCTGCAATTATTAATTCTCGTTTTCTTTATCATGTTTATGTCGCTGCCCATTATGGAGCAGCTTAGTAATATTAATGAGCGACTAATATTGCCGCCCTTTTTAAAGAACATCGAAGACTGGATGCGTGAACATGAAAAGGCAGCAGAAAAAGCAACCAACATTTTGCTGAAGATGGATACCGTTTGGGACATGATCAAAGCTGTATTATTCGTTGGGGGATTAACGGCCGTTGTTGAAGAGCTGATGTTTCGCGGGGCCTTACAAACCATCTTTATCCGCTGGACTAAAAACCACCACGCCGCTATATGGATCACGGCAGCATTGTTCAGCGCTTTCCACATGGAGTTTTTTGGGTTTTTACCGAGGCTGATGCTGGGTGTATTTTTCGGTTATTTTGTATATTGGAGCGGCAGCATCTGGACATCGATCTGGGCGCATTTCATTAATAACGGCACAGCTGTAGTTCTCACTTATTTATATCAGCATAAAACAATAAAGACCAACCCAGATGATACGCATGTATTTAGTTTGCTTGGCTATGTGTTTAGCATAATTATTACCGTACTTTTGTTAATTAATTACCGCAATATTGCTATTGCCGGCAACGGCAATTTAACAGCAGATGGAACAGAACTGGATTAA